The genome window GCTTTCCATCACCATATGATTGTGTAAATAAGATTGAAAAATGGATGAAGGAAGGTTTTATACTAAGATTCACAATTACAGAAACAAATATAAATATGGAGGTTATAATTGAGGGTTTTAGCTATGAAGAAAGAGATGGGACTCGAGATGTGTATTTTACATTAGACTTAAAAGAGTATAAAAGAATAAAAATACCAAAAGTAACTCCAAAACAATAACTATTATAGATAATAAGTTGTAAATAACTGCTGATAGACTTAAATGAAAAGGCAGGTGATTTTTTATTATTAAGATTTGGGTACACATAAAAAATGGAAGTATATATGATATAACTGACATAGTAGATAAAGTCTCATGGTCAGGCGACTATAAATCTCCATCAAGAACACTAGAGTTTTCAATAATACAATCAGCATTTGATGTAAATTTTCAACAGATAGATATACCAATAGCTAGTACAGTTTGTTTCTACGTAGATGAGAAAGAACTCTTTAGAGGAATGATAATTAATAGGTCCAAAGATTCAAGCAGTAATGAAATTAGTTTTGTATCTAAAGATATGGGATTTTTACTTACACAAAGTGAAGTTTCATATAACTTTAAAGATAAGTTGGTTGAAGACATAGCAAAGCAAGTATTTGCTGAAAATAGGCTTTCAGTTGGAACAATAGCAAAGACCAATGTCAAGTATACAAAGATGTTTATAGGAGTAAATGGTTATGACACGATAATGAGTGCATATACAGAGGCAAGTAAAAAGACAAAGAAAAAGTATATGATAGAAGCCAATTTAGATAAGTTTAATGTTATTGAAAAAGGAACTGTTACATTAAGTGTTATGTTTGAAGAGGGATTTAATATTATAAATACTACCTTTTCAGAGAGCATGGAAAATGTAAAAAATAAGGTAATAGTAGTAGACCAGTATGGAAGTAAGATTAGCGAAAAAATAGATAATGAAATTTTTAAGGAAGTAAATGTAATAATGCAAAAAGTAATTCAGCAACAAGAAAATCAAGATATAGATGTAGATAGCGAGTTTAGTGGAATAGAAAAAAGCTGTTCTCTTAAAGGTTATGGAGATGTAAGTTGTATAACTGGTAGAGGGGTAAAAGTTAAAGATTCTTATACAAAGCTTGTAGGATTATTTTATATAGATACAGATAAGCATATCTGGCAAAATGGAGAGTATCAAATTGAACTTGAACTTAACTTTCAAAATCTTATGGATGAAAAGTCAGCAGGACAAGATGAACCAAAGGAAGAAAGTAATTTAGGAGAAGAAGGTTATACAGGAGGTAGAGAATTTACAGCAGAATTCACAGCTTACTGCCCTAGAAAAGAGGAAGGTGGAGATACAGATTGTAGAAATAAAAAACTTGACCCGTCTAAAAAAACTTGTGCTGCTCCCATGGTTGGTAAATATGAGCAAACTCATTATACAAAAGAGTTTTTAAACAAACATCCTCTGTTGAACTATGGAGATGAAATACAAATAATTACAGGAGTTTCTGGGCGAGATGGAGTCTATAAAGTAAATGATGTAGGACCTGCAATAACTATAGAAAAGGATGGAACATACCATATAGATATTTTATTTGGAAATGTTGAAGAAGCTAGTAAATTTGGAAGAAGAAAAGGAAAAATTATTGTTGGTGGTTATGCTGGTAGTGTATCTGATAAAGCTAAAACAGTGATATCAGAGGCAAAAAAACATCTAGGTAAACCTTATAAATGGGGTGGAAATGGACCAAGTAGTTTTGATTGCTCTGGATTGATGGTCTACTGTTTTAAAAAAGTTAATGTTAGTTTACCAAGAACATCAAATCAACAATCTAAAAAAGGCAAGAAAGTAGAACAAAAAAATCTTCAAGCAGGAGATTTAGTATTTTTTCATAATCCAGTCAGCCATGTTGGACTATATATAGGCAATGGAGAATTTTTACATGCTCCACGAAAAGGTGATGTAGTTAAAATAAGTAAGTTAAGTAGTAGAAAAGATTTTAATACAGCTAGGAGAGTATTATAAGAGGATGGTGATATAATGGCTAATCCAATAAATGAATTTATAGGAATAATAAGAGAAGAAGGAAAGTATCATAATCAACCTTCTTTTTTTATTGGAAGAATTAAAAGTAAATTACCAGATTTAAAAATAGAGACAAATAACATCGTATTAGAAAAAGAAGATATTTTAATAGACAGCTGGTTATTCGATAGACAGATAGAATCATTTGATACAGAAACAAGTCAAGAGCATAAGCATGAAATAAAAAATCCATTTATAGATAATTTTGAACCTGAAGATATGGTAATAATGTTTAAAATAGGCGAAAAATTTGCTGTTGTAAGTAAGTTGGTGAGCTTATAATGAGTACAATATTTCCTTTTATAGGTGTCCCAGAAGATTATATCTTACCTAAAACAGAAGAATTGCCAATCTTTCGTGAAGTGGCATGGGATTTTGAAAAAGATGAACCTATTTTAGAAAAAGGTGACTTTAAAATAATTGAAAAAAAAGAAGCCTTAAAAGTTTGGATATACAAGTGTATAAAGACAAATAGATATGAACATGAGATATACTCTTTAGAATATGGGACAGAGCTTTCAGAACTAATAGGACAAAAATATACAAAAGGTCTTACAGAAAGTGAAGCTAGTAGATTCATAAAAGAGGCCCTTCTAATAAATCCATATATATTAGAAGTAAACGTAAAAAGTGCTAACTTTAACAGAGACATATTGAGTGCAAATGTAAAAGTATCCACTATCTATGGGGAGGTGGAAATAAATGTATAGTGACCAGACATATGAAGTAATAAAAAATAGAACTCTTGAAAATATTAATCTTGATATTTATAAAGGAGAAGGTTCTTTTCTAAACAACATGGTATCTGGAAATAATCTAGAACTTTCGAAGATATATCTAGAACTTTCAAAGATACATAAAATGGCTTTTATACAAGACACATATAACCAGTTTCTTGATAAAAGAGTCAATGAATTTGGTGTATATAGAAAGTTAGGTACAGAGTCAAATGGAGAAGTTGAATTTATTGGAGAGAAAGGAACTGTAATAAATAATGGCACAGTAATATCATATAGAGATTTACTATTTGTAGTAATAAAAGATGTAACTATTGGTAGTGAAGAAGGTGACAATAGCCCAGTTCAAGCTCTGGAAGTTGGTAAGAAATATAATTTACCTACAAATTGTGAATTTAAACTAGTTGATAATATATCTGGAGTTACAAAGATTACCAACACAAGAAGTTTTGAAGGTGGTACAGATATAGAGACAGATGAAGAACTAAAAGAAAGATTTTATAAAATCCAAAGAAATCAAGCTACAAGTGGAAATAAAGCTCACTATGAAGAATGGGCTTTGGAAGTAGATGGAGTCTATAATGTTAAGGTTTATCCAAGATGGGATGGTCCAGGAACAGTTAAGGTCTTGATATTTGGGAAAAATAATCAAGCTGTTGATACAGAAACGATTGAAAGGTGTCAGCAACATATAGATGAAGAGAAGCCTATTGGACCAACTATAACAGTTGTGACACCATTACCAATAGAAATAAGTATAAGTGCAGTAATGAAACTAGAAGATGGATATACATTAGACAATGTAAAAGAATCTTTCCTAGAAAGTATAAATACATACTTTAGAGATATTAGAGGAGAGATAATCTATACAAAAGTCATGGGAATACTTATAAATACTACTGGTGTACACGATTTAAGTAATCTACTTATAAATGGAAGTACAGATAATATAACCATTAATGAAGATAAAATACCTAGTGTAACAACTGTCAATTTTAGTGAGGTGGAAAATCAATGAAGCTAATTGATAAACTACCATCATTTGATAGAAATTACATTGTAGAGGAGATACAAGGTGCATACGATACAGAATTAAATATTCTTAAAGAAGATATTGATGATACCTTTGACCAATTATTTGTTGATACAGCGACATGGGGATTAGATATGTGGGAAGACATACTCTGCATTGAAAAAAAAGAACTTGATTTTGACACAAGACGTAGCAATATAAAAGCTAAAATGAGAAGCAGAGGTACTAGTACTATTGAAGTTATAAAAAGTATATGTGAGGCATATACAAAATCAGAAACAGATATAAAAGTTTATAGTGATGAATTTACATTCGTATTGAGTTTTATAGCAAATAACTGTGACTATAAAACTCTTTTAGATTGTAGCGATATGATTGAAAGAGTAAAACCTGCTCACTTATTACACTATTTAGAACCAATAATACTAGATAAAAGTATGGTCTATTGTGGTGGAGGTATGGTATGTAGTGAAGAGGTAAAAGTTCATCCATACTTTGAACCAATTATAAAATGTAGTGCTGTTGTAAACTGTGGAGCTGGAATGTTAAGTAGAGAAGAAATAAAGGTTTATCCTTTAAGCATTAAATGCATTGAAAATAATTGTAAGATTAATATAGCTATTGCAAATGATACAGGCGTAGAAAATGTAGTAGTTTATCCTAAATCGGAGGTGGTATAATTGGAAGAAAAATTTTATATAATATTAACCAAAATTGGTAGAGAAAAAATAGCAAATGCAACTGCACTAGGAGAGCTTGTTGGATTAACCAAGTTTCAAGTTGGAGATAGTAATGGAGAATATTATGAGCCAACAGAGGAACAAACTGCTTTAAAGAATGTAGTTTGGGAAGGAAATATAAATTCTCTAAGAATTGATGAAAAAAATCCTAATTGGATAGTTATAGAGACTATTTTACCAGGAACAGTTGGTGGATTTATGATAAGAGAAGCTGCTGTTCTGGATAATGAGAATAATATAATAGCTATAGGTAAGTATCCAGAGACGTATAAGCCACGTGCTGAAGATGGCAGTATTAAAGATTTGGTTGTAAAAATGATTTTACAATTGTCCAATACTTCAAATGTTACATTAGAAGTAGACCCGACGTTGGTTTTTGTAACTCAAAAGGATATTCAAGATTTAGATGATAAGTTTGATAAAAATATAAAAGAAATAAAAGTAAAAATTGGAGATACAGATATATTAACTACAGATTCTAAAGATTTATCAGGAGCTATAAATGAGGTAGTTAAAAAAATAGAAAATATATCTTTTGATGATGTTATAAGTGGTCAAATACAAACTGATATATCAGTATTAAAAAATAGCTATAACAAATTATCTGAAAAAGTGCTAGATATATTAATATACCTAGAATTAGAGTCAGAAGTAACTGTAGATGAGGCTGGTTATTGGTATGATACATTAGCAAATGGAAATAACATAGTAGCTATAGAAGGGCTTAAGTTAGATTTAAATAGAAAATGTATAACAGGTGAAATTGGTAATGTGATTTTTAGAGATGTAGTATTACCATTTAGTGCAAATAGAGTTAGATATATACATGATATGGATAATAACTTTGTTGAGACAAAATCTAGTAACACTTATTTAAAAGAACAAAAAGATATAACTCTAAGTAAATATTCATATGAAATAAGATAAATAAAGGAGGTAGTACTAATAATGAAGCAAAATAAACTTTTACAGCGTGGTGCTTATTTTAATGATAAGAACATATTGATTGATGATTTTGATAAAAGATATAACGATTATGATTTTGTAGAATTTTTTACTGGTATAAGTAATAGTACCTTTGGTTTAAAATCAGATGGTAATTTATATGCTTGTGGCGATAATACAGGTTTTCAACTAGGACTTGGAAAAGATTCGTCAGAGAGAAGGATGTTTAGTAAAGTAAAAACTGATAATGTAAAATATGTATCTTGTGGTTCAAAACACAGTGTAGCAGTAACTAAAGATGGATTTGCATATGGAGCAGGAACAAGTAATGTAGGTCAATTAGGTGTAATTGAGTCTACAGTATATTATGAATTTACTAAGCTACCAATAGATGATGTAAAAACTGTTGCATGTGGTTATGACTTTACATTTGTGCTTAAAAATGATGGAACATTATATTCAGCAGGTTTAAACTCAAGTGGTCAACTTGGACTAGGTGATACTAACAATAGAGCTACTTTCACTAAAGTAAATATAGATAGTGTGAAAGATGTAGTGACTTATAATCAATCTGTATTCATCATAAAAATGGATGGGACAGCACATGCTTGTGGATTAAATTCAAGTGGACAGTTGGGAATTAATAGTACTTTAAATAAAAGTGTATTTAATAAAATAGAAGGTATGGATAATGTAAAACAGATAGCGTGTGGTAGTAGTCATACAATTCTTATTAAGAATGATGGAACTATGTATACTACAGGCTATAATGGAGTTGGTCAGCTTGGTACAGGAAATAATAATAATTCAATTGTATTTACTCTTTCTAGTATAAATAATGTTAAGTATGCTTCTTGTGGAAATAATCATACTATGATATTAAAATACGATAATACACTGTTTAGTACAGGACAAAACAATTATGGTCAACTAGCCAATGCCAATAAAGATGTGGCATCCAGAAATACTTTTGTTAAGGTTAATGTAGAAAATATAAAAGATATTAAGTGTGGTTCTCAATTTAATTTTTTAATAAATGGTTCAAAGGAGATATTTGTATCTGGCTGTAATTTAGCAGGTCAACTTGGTTCATTTTTTCATACAACTTTTCTGTATGAGTTTTCAAAGGTACAATCTTCAAATTTAGATAATTATTCAGGTTTATTGGTTAATGATGATTATTTATATGTTACAAAGGACAATAGTGAATTTTTAAATGTAAAGTTAAGTGATAATTTTCAAGATTATAAGAAGATAGAGTTAACAGATAGCAACATGTTTATAGTTATGAATGATGGTACATTGTATGCTTGTGGTTTAAATAATCATGGACAGTTAGGATTAGGAGATACTGTTAACAGGTCAGTTATGACTAAGGTGGATATAGATAATGTTTTGGATATAAAGGGAAGTGGAAACTCAACTTTTGTACTTAAGAATAATGGAACATTATATTCATGTGGTTTAAATGGTAATGGACAATTGGGTCTAAGAGATGAAGTTAATAGAAATATATTTACAAAAATAGAAATAGAAAATATAAAGGATTTTTGTGTAGAAGGCAGTTATGTAATAGCTTTAAATCATTCAAAAGAGGTATATGGTTGGGGATATAATTCTTATAATAATATAGAAAGAACTTCTAATTATCCATATAAGCAGAGTATAAGTAACATTGAAAAGATAGCAGCATATAATTATTCTGTATATATGATAAATAGTGAAGGAAAATTATATGTATCTGGATATAATAACTACTATCAATTAGGCACAGGTAGTAGTAGTAATGCAAATAAAATACTAGTATCTCAGTATAGAACAGCTTCGTCGTCTACTAATTCTAGCAGTTTAATCAATTTACCTAAAATAATTAATGTTTTTCCTTTTTATTATGGTTGTGCAATAATTGACGAAAGTGGATATGTTTATTTGGCAGGACAGCATAGATATCCAGATACATCAAAGAGTAGCCCAAGTATAACTGATTATTCAAGATATGGAAGTTTTATTGAAGCTACAAATTCTCATTATAATGCTTACTTTGTAAGAGTAGATTCTTTTAATAGAATAGAAAAAGTAATAGGTACACCAAATAATATATTATACTTTAAAAAAGGTATTTCTTATGTTACTGGGTATCCAAAAACATTTGGTTCATCTGCTACTGGATATAAAAGTTATACTAGTATTAGTTCTGAATATTCAAATCTAGGTCGTATTTTTATTCTGGCTTCTAGCAATTCAAAATTGTATGGATATGGGCTTGCTAATAATGGAGAATTTGGAAATATAACAAACTTAGATGGAACAAGTAATTATGATACAGGATTAAAAAACATAAAAGATACAATTGTCAAAGAAAATACTGTAGTAGCAGTAGATAAAAATAACAATATATATGTAACAGGAGCAAATCAATTTAACAAACTTGGTATAGGAGAATATAACAATCAACCAATAAGAAAATTCACAAATATAACTGAACAATCAAACTCATTTATATTTATGGATGATATAAAAGAAATTACAACATCAAGAAATACAATGTTTATAGTAAAAAATGATGGAACAGCTTATGCCACAGGAAATAATAGTTCTGGACAATTAGGATTAGGTGACACAATAAATAGAAATAAGTTCACTCAAATAAACCTTGATAATATAAAGAAAATATCAACAAGTATAGATGGTAACACAACATTTGCAATTAGAAATGATGGAACACTATACTCTACAGGATTAAATACCAAAGGACAATTGGGATTAGGTGATATAGTAAATAGAAATACATTTACTAAAGTAAACATCCAAAATGTAAGAGATGTTGTTTTAGGGACTACTCACTCGCATGCAATCAAAGATGATAACACATTATATTCATGTGGAGAAAACACTCATGGGCAACTGGGCTTAGGAAGCGAAAGCAACCATCCAGACATATTGACATTTACTGTAAACAATATAACTAATGTAAGAGATGTGTACTGCTCAGATACAACAACATTTATTGTAAAGGACACAAACATTGCATATTGTTGTGGATACAATAATAATTCACAATTAGGTATGGGAAATACTACTGACCAGTATAGTTTTATAAAGTGTATGGAAAATGTAAAAGAAGTTATACCAAATGAAATAAATACCTATATAATAACAATCTATAATACTGCATATAGTACAGGTTTAAATACTGATTATTGCTTAGGTCTAAATAGTAATAGCAATCAAAGTTCATTTTCTGAAATTCCAATTTCAAATGTAGTAAAAGTAGCTCCAAACAGAAATAATGCAGTACTTTTACTTACAAGTGAAGGGGATGTATATACTGCAGGCAAATGTAGTAATGGTTCAGGTACAGGAAGTGAGACTCCAGAGAAGATTAAAAAAATAGCATCAAAGGCAAAGGACATTGGAATGAATTATAGATGTGGACATTATGTAAGTGATAATGGAGACCTATATGGTACAGGTTTTAATAATAATGGACAATTAGGTGTTGGTGATGTAACAAAAAGAGATACATTTATAAAAACCAATACAAGAGTAAAGAAAATACTTCCTTTAGAATATGCAAATATAGCAATAAAAGATACTAATGATATGTATATTTGTGGATTAAATAACTATGGACAATTAGGTGTTGGAAATAGATACGATAGTAGAAATAATGATAATAGAATATTTAATTATAAGCATATGAATTTTGTAATGGGTGATTTGACATCTATTAAAAACAGACATAACTTTATACTTCTAAACAATAAGATAGTTATACCTACCACAAAAGACATAGATTATGGTTTAGTATTAGGAAATTTATACAAAGGAGACCTTTATACTGAACTTCCATATGAAGATATAAAAGAAGTATCTATTTCTAAGACTCATATTATTATATTACTTAATGATGGAACAATGTATGGATGTGGTACAAACTACCATGGAGAATTATTGCAAGAATTGTCTATAAATCAAGTGGATGAATTTGTGCAGATTAATGTATCAGATGTAAAGCATGTTTCATGTGGAGATAACTTTACTTATTTTATAAAATCTGATGATAGTCTTTGGTCTATTGGTAAAAATTCCGAATATCAATTAGGTATAGGTCACAATAATCCAGTTACTGAATTACAAAGAATTACAACTATATCTAGCTGTAAAGAAGTACATTGTGGTAAAAACTATACATTAGTAGTAACTACAGGTAATGAATTATTTGTACAAGGATATAATGATAAGGGAGCTTTAGGATTAGGAAGCGATAGTGAAAATACTATAATTAAGTTCTTTACAAAAGCACTAACAGACATAAGAGAAATAAAATCTTATGGAAGTGACCATATATTAGTACTTAAAAATGATAATTCAGTATGGGTTACTGGAAAAAATAGGGATGTATATAAAATTGAACAACCAGTAGAATTTTTAAAAGAATTTACTATAGTACCTATTTCTGAAGATGTAAATACAGTAAAGGATGTACTTGCAACAGACAATACATTATATATTATATCAGAAGTAGGAACAACAAATGCTGCTATAGAAATTACTGAAAAGTCAATTTCATCAATTAAGATAAAAATACAAGACCCTAATAAAGATATAAGTAAAATAGAAATGCTTATAAATGGTGAAAGTGTAAAATCTGTAAGTGATTTAACTACTGAAAAAATATCATTTGAAGTAGCACCAGATAAAATTAAAATAGGAGAGAATAAGATACTATTTAGAGCTTATTGTAAAGGGGATGATTTATATGCATCTTTATTTATTTTTAAAGAGAGTACTGGAAATTCTATAATTAAAGATTCTTATGTTATGATAGGTAATAGAATGTACAAGGTAGTTAATACAACATCCAATGAACAAGATATTACAATTACACTAGATAGAGGACTTGAAGAAGATTTAAATCTTGGAGACCCTATATATCAATTAATAAATAAAACTAAGGTTCAAGTAAAAATAAATAAATCTGACTTATTCAAAGACATGAAACTAGTTGAAATCAAAAAATCAGACTCGAGTTACCAAGAAATCTATGAATTAGAAGAAGCCAACATAAAAAGTGCTCAGCCTAAAATCATAGTAGAAAAAGGAGATAAATGGACAGCTATAAAACGTCCATCTATGATTTTTAGATATGATGCTGAAAACAACGAGCCACAAGCTTAAAATGGAGGTGTAAAAATTGTTTAAATTCGATAAAAATAAAATAGAACAAATCAAACAAGGTAGAAAAGTAGAAATGCAGTATAAAGATATTTCAGACATAAGTGTAAGTCAAGTAAAGCAAGATGATGATATAACAAGTAATTTTATAGCAAATGCAGAAATATATGAGATGTTGTTAAGTCAAAGTTCTATCAATGAAGCAAGTAATATAAGCACTTTTAGTGTAAGAAAATCTGGAGGTGAGAGTGGAATG of Clostridioides sp. ES-S-0054-01 contains these proteins:
- a CDS encoding C40 family peptidase, with translation MIINRSKDSSSNEISFVSKDMGFLLTQSEVSYNFKDKLVEDIAKQVFAENRLSVGTIAKTNVKYTKMFIGVNGYDTIMSAYTEASKKTKKKYMIEANLDKFNVIEKGTVTLSVMFEEGFNIINTTFSESMENVKNKVIVVDQYGSKISEKIDNEIFKEVNVIMQKVIQQQENQDIDVDSEFSGIEKSCSLKGYGDVSCITGRGVKVKDSYTKLVGLFYIDTDKHIWQNGEYQIELELNFQNLMDEKSAGQDEPKEESNLGEEGYTGGREFTAEFTAYCPRKEEGGDTDCRNKKLDPSKKTCAAPMVGKYEQTHYTKEFLNKHPLLNYGDEIQIITGVSGRDGVYKVNDVGPAITIEKDGTYHIDILFGNVEEASKFGRRKGKIIVGGYAGSVSDKAKTVISEAKKHLGKPYKWGGNGPSSFDCSGLMVYCFKKVNVSLPRTSNQQSKKGKKVEQKNLQAGDLVFFHNPVSHVGLYIGNGEFLHAPRKGDVVKISKLSSRKDFNTARRVL
- a CDS encoding DUF2577 family protein translates to MANPINEFIGIIREEGKYHNQPSFFIGRIKSKLPDLKIETNNIVLEKEDILIDSWLFDRQIESFDTETSQEHKHEIKNPFIDNFEPEDMVIMFKIGEKFAVVSKLVSL
- a CDS encoding DUF2634 domain-containing protein, with amino-acid sequence MSTIFPFIGVPEDYILPKTEELPIFREVAWDFEKDEPILEKGDFKIIEKKEALKVWIYKCIKTNRYEHEIYSLEYGTELSELIGQKYTKGLTESEASRFIKEALLINPYILEVNVKSANFNRDILSANVKVSTIYGEVEINV
- a CDS encoding baseplate J/gp47 family protein, with the translated sequence MYSDQTYEVIKNRTLENINLDIYKGEGSFLNNMVSGNNLELSKIYLELSKIHKMAFIQDTYNQFLDKRVNEFGVYRKLGTESNGEVEFIGEKGTVINNGTVISYRDLLFVVIKDVTIGSEEGDNSPVQALEVGKKYNLPTNCEFKLVDNISGVTKITNTRSFEGGTDIETDEELKERFYKIQRNQATSGNKAHYEEWALEVDGVYNVKVYPRWDGPGTVKVLIFGKNNQAVDTETIERCQQHIDEEKPIGPTITVVTPLPIEISISAVMKLEDGYTLDNVKESFLESINTYFRDIRGEIIYTKVMGILINTTGVHDLSNLLINGSTDNITINEDKIPSVTTVNFSEVENQ
- a CDS encoding DUF2313 domain-containing protein, which codes for MKLIDKLPSFDRNYIVEEIQGAYDTELNILKEDIDDTFDQLFVDTATWGLDMWEDILCIEKKELDFDTRRSNIKAKMRSRGTSTIEVIKSICEAYTKSETDIKVYSDEFTFVLSFIANNCDYKTLLDCSDMIERVKPAHLLHYLEPIILDKSMVYCGGGMVCSEEVKVHPYFEPIIKCSAVVNCGAGMLSREEIKVYPLSIKCIENNCKINIAIANDTGVENVVVYPKSEVV
- a CDS encoding phage tail protein; the protein is MEEKFYIILTKIGREKIANATALGELVGLTKFQVGDSNGEYYEPTEEQTALKNVVWEGNINSLRIDEKNPNWIVIETILPGTVGGFMIREAAVLDNENNIIAIGKYPETYKPRAEDGSIKDLVVKMILQLSNTSNVTLEVDPTLVFVTQKDIQDLDDKFDKNIKEIKVKIGDTDILTTDSKDLSGAINEVVKKIENISFDDVISGQIQTDISVLKNSYNKLSEKVLDILIYLELESEVTVDEAGYWYDTLANGNNIVAIEGLKLDLNRKCITGEIGNVIFRDVVLPFSANRVRYIHDMDNNFVETKSSNTYLKEQKDITLSKYSYEIR
- a CDS encoding chromosome condensation regulator, with translation MKQNKLLQRGAYFNDKNILIDDFDKRYNDYDFVEFFTGISNSTFGLKSDGNLYACGDNTGFQLGLGKDSSERRMFSKVKTDNVKYVSCGSKHSVAVTKDGFAYGAGTSNVGQLGVIESTVYYEFTKLPIDDVKTVACGYDFTFVLKNDGTLYSAGLNSSGQLGLGDTNNRATFTKVNIDSVKDVVTYNQSVFIIKMDGTAHACGLNSSGQLGINSTLNKSVFNKIEGMDNVKQIACGSSHTILIKNDGTMYTTGYNGVGQLGTGNNNNSIVFTLSSINNVKYASCGNNHTMILKYDNTLFSTGQNNYGQLANANKDVASRNTFVKVNVENIKDIKCGSQFNFLINGSKEIFVSGCNLAGQLGSFFHTTFLYEFSKVQSSNLDNYSGLLVNDDYLYVTKDNSEFLNVKLSDNFQDYKKIELTDSNMFIVMNDGTLYACGLNNHGQLGLGDTVNRSVMTKVDIDNVLDIKGSGNSTFVLKNNGTLYSCGLNGNGQLGLRDEVNRNIFTKIEIENIKDFCVEGSYVIALNHSKEVYGWGYNSYNNIERTSNYPYKQSISNIEKIAAYNYSVYMINSEGKLYVSGYNNYYQLGTGSSSNANKILVSQYRTASSSTNSSSLINLPKIINVFPFYYGCAIIDESGYVYLAGQHRYPDTSKSSPSITDYSRYGSFIEATNSHYNAYFVRVDSFNRIEKVIGTPNNILYFKKGISYVTGYPKTFGSSATGYKSYTSISSEYSNLGRIFILASSNSKLYGYGLANNGEFGNITNLDGTSNYDTGLKNIKDTIVKENTVVAVDKNNNIYVTGANQFNKLGIGEYNNQPIRKFTNITEQSNSFIFMDDIKEITTSRNTMFIVKNDGTAYATGNNSSGQLGLGDTINRNKFTQINLDNIKKISTSIDGNTTFAIRNDGTLYSTGLNTKGQLGLGDIVNRNTFTKVNIQNVRDVVLGTTHSHAIKDDNTLYSCGENTHGQLGLGSESNHPDILTFTVNNITNVRDVYCSDTTTFIVKDTNIAYCCGYNNNSQLGMGNTTDQYSFIKCMENVKEVIPNEINTYIITIYNTAYSTGLNTDYCLGLNSNSNQSSFSEIPISNVVKVAPNRNNAVLLLTSEGDVYTAGKCSNGSGTGSETPEKIKKIASKAKDIGMNYRCGHYVSDNGDLYGTGFNNNGQLGVGDVTKRDTFIKTNTRVKKILPLEYANIAIKDTNDMYICGLNNYGQLGVGNRYDSRNNDNRIFNYKHMNFVMGDLTSIKNRHNFILLNNKIVIPTTKDIDYGLVLGNLYKGDLYTELPYEDIKEVSISKTHIIILLNDGTMYGCGTNYHGELLQELSINQVDEFVQINVSDVKHVSCGDNFTYFIKSDDSLWSIGKNSEYQLGIGHNNPVTELQRITTISSCKEVHCGKNYTLVVTTGNELFVQGYNDKGALGLGSDSENTIIKFFTKALTDIREIKSYGSDHILVLKNDNSVWVTGKNRDVYKIEQPVEFLKEFTIVPISEDVNTVKDVLATDNTLYIISEVGTTNAAIEITEKSISSIKIKIQDPNKDISKIEMLINGESVKSVSDLTTEKISFEVAPDKIKIGENKILFRAYCKGDDLYASLFIFKESTGNSIIKDSYVMIGNRMYKVVNTTSNEQDITITLDRGLEEDLNLGDPIYQLINKTKVQVKINKSDLFKDMKLVEIKKSDSSYQEIYELEEANIKSAQPKIIVEKGDKWTAIKRPSMIFRYDAENNEPQA